In one Macaca nemestrina isolate mMacNem1 chromosome 2, mMacNem.hap1, whole genome shotgun sequence genomic region, the following are encoded:
- the LOC105480420 gene encoding DALR anticodon-binding domain-containing protein 3 isoform X2 produces MATRRLGVGETLGALNAALGPGSPVWIKETRTRHLRSRDFLAPHRALQARFDDGQVPEHLLHALACLQGPGVAPVLRCAPTPAGLSLQLQRPAVFERVLSAVAAYATPALPALPGQRVLLHCPALRSSPCALRLSQLRTVLVADHLARALRAHGVCVRLVPAVQDPHMLTFLQQLRVDWPAASERASSHTLRSHALEEVTSAHDGRTLSPGILGRLCLKELVEEQGRTAGYDSNLDNCLVTEDLLSVLAELQEALWHWPEDSHPGLAGSPDTGTDSCLVVHVVSCEEEFQQQKLDLLWRKLVDKAPLRQKHLICGPVKVAGAPGPLMTAPEYYKFRHAQVCKASALKHGGDLAQDPAWTEIFGVLSVATIKFEMLSTAPQSQLFLALADKNISTKGTKSGTFVMYNCARLATLFESYKCSMEQGLYPTFPPVSSLDFSLLHDEGEWLLLFNNILPFPDLLSQTAMLDCTAPGLHITARTEMMCKFLVQLSMDFSSYYNRVHILGEPRPHRFGQMFVRLQLLRAVREVLHTGLAMLGLPPLSHI; encoded by the exons ATGGCGACCAGGCGCCTTGGGGTTGGGGAGACGCTGGGGGCCCTCAACGCGGCCCTGGGGCCTGGCAGTCCGGTATGGATCAAGGAGACGCGCACCCGCCACCTGCGTTCCCGAGACTTTCTGGCACCGCACCGCGCGCTGCAGGCGCGCTTCGATGACGGCCAG GTACCCGAGCATTTGCTCCATGCCCTCGCCTGCCTGCAGGGTCCCGGCGTGGCCCCGGTGCTGCGCTGCGCGCCGACTCCCGCGGGTCTGTCTCTCCAACTGCAGCGGCCCGCGGTCTTCGAGCGCGTCCTCAGCGCCGTGGCCGCCTATGCCACGCCCGCCTTGCCTGCCTTGCCGGGCCAGCGCGTCTTACTACACTGCCCAGCCCTGCGCAGCTCCCCTTGCGCACTCCGCTTGAGCCAGCTGCGTACGGTGCTCGTGGCTGATCACCTGGCGCGAGCTCTGCGCGCTCACGG GGTGTGCGTGCGCCTAGTGCCAGCTGTGCAGGATCCGCACATGCTGACCTTCCTGCAGCAACTGCGGGTGGACTGGCCCGCTGCCTCGGAGAGAGCTTCCTCCCACACCCTGAGGAGCCACGCCCTTGAAGAAGTTACCTCTGCTCATGACGGGAGGACACTGTCCCCTGGCATCCTAGGCAGACTGTGTCTGAAGGAGCTGGTGGAAGAACAGGGCCGCACAGCTGGCTAtgactccaacctggacaactgTCTGG TGACTGAGGATCTCCTGTCTGtgctagctgagctgcaggaggCTCTATGGCATTGGCCAGAGGACAGCCACCCAGGCCTG GCTGGGTCCCCAGATACTGGTACAGACAGCTGCCTGGTTGTACATGTTGTTAGCTGTGAGGAGGAGTTCCAGCAACAGAAGTTGGACCTGCTTTGGCGGAAGTTGGTTGACAAGGCTCCACTCAGACAG AAGCACCTGATCTGTGGCCCTGTGAAAGTAGCTGGTGCACCTGGCCCTCTGATGACTGCCCCTGAGTACTACAA GTTCCGGCATGCCCAGGTGTGCAAGGCCTCAGCACTGAAGCATGGTGGGGATCTGGCCCAAG ATCCAGCCTGGACAGAGATCTTTGGTGTTCTCTCTGTGGCCACCATCAAGTTTGAGATGCTGAGCACAGCCCCACAGAGTCAG CTCTTCCTGGCTCTGGCTGACAAGAACATCTCCACAAAGGGCACAAAGAGTGGCACCTTTGTCATGTATAATTGTGCCCGTCTTGCCACACTCTTTGAGAGTTACAAGTGTAGTATGGAACAAGGTCTGTACCCCACTTTTCCTCCTGTGAGCAGTCTGGACTTCTCACTACTACATGATGAG GGTGAGTGGTTGTTGCTCTTCAACAATATCCTCCCCTTTCCGGATCTGCTGAGCCAGACAGCAATGCTGGACTGCACAGCCCCAGGGCTCCACATCACTGCACGCACAGAGATG ATGTGCAAGTTCCTGGTACAGCTCAGCATGGATTTCAGCTCCTACTACAACCGAGTACACATCCTAGGG GAGCCTCGACCACACCGCTTTGGTCAGATGTTCGTCCGCCTGCAGCTTCTGAGGGCTGTGCGTGAGGTGCTCCATACTGGCCTGGCTATGCTGGGTCTCCCTCCACTGAGCCACATCTGA
- the LOC105480420 gene encoding DALR anticodon-binding domain-containing protein 3 isoform X1, with the protein MATRRLGVGETLGALNAALGPGSPVWIKETRTRHLRSRDFLAPHRALQARFDDGQVPEHLLHALACLQGPGVAPVLRCAPTPAGLSLQLQRPAVFERVLSAVAAYATPALPALPGQRVLLHCPALRSSPCALRLSQLRTVLVADHLARALRAHGVCVRLVPAVQDPHMLTFLQQLRVDWPAASERASSHTLRSHALEEVTSAHDGRTLSPGILGRLCLKELVEEQGRTAGYDSNLDNCLVTEDLLSVLAELQEALWHWPEDSHPGLAGSPDTGTDSCLVVHVVSCEEEFQQQKLDLLWRKLVDKAPLRQKHLICGPVKVAGAPGPLMTAPEYYKFRHAQVCKASALKHGGDLAQDPAWTEIFGVLSVATIKFEMLSTAPQSQLFLALADKNISTKGTKSGTFVMYNCARLATLFESYKCSMEQGLYPTFPPVSSLDFSLLHDEGEWLLLFNNILPFPDLLSQTAMLDCTAPGLHITARTEMMCKFLVQLSMDFSSYYNRVHILGVSAQQKTGLGHAERYRVKTKEAEDETSRPLLFQEPRPHRFGQMFVRLQLLRAVREVLHTGLAMLGLPPLSHI; encoded by the exons ATGGCGACCAGGCGCCTTGGGGTTGGGGAGACGCTGGGGGCCCTCAACGCGGCCCTGGGGCCTGGCAGTCCGGTATGGATCAAGGAGACGCGCACCCGCCACCTGCGTTCCCGAGACTTTCTGGCACCGCACCGCGCGCTGCAGGCGCGCTTCGATGACGGCCAG GTACCCGAGCATTTGCTCCATGCCCTCGCCTGCCTGCAGGGTCCCGGCGTGGCCCCGGTGCTGCGCTGCGCGCCGACTCCCGCGGGTCTGTCTCTCCAACTGCAGCGGCCCGCGGTCTTCGAGCGCGTCCTCAGCGCCGTGGCCGCCTATGCCACGCCCGCCTTGCCTGCCTTGCCGGGCCAGCGCGTCTTACTACACTGCCCAGCCCTGCGCAGCTCCCCTTGCGCACTCCGCTTGAGCCAGCTGCGTACGGTGCTCGTGGCTGATCACCTGGCGCGAGCTCTGCGCGCTCACGG GGTGTGCGTGCGCCTAGTGCCAGCTGTGCAGGATCCGCACATGCTGACCTTCCTGCAGCAACTGCGGGTGGACTGGCCCGCTGCCTCGGAGAGAGCTTCCTCCCACACCCTGAGGAGCCACGCCCTTGAAGAAGTTACCTCTGCTCATGACGGGAGGACACTGTCCCCTGGCATCCTAGGCAGACTGTGTCTGAAGGAGCTGGTGGAAGAACAGGGCCGCACAGCTGGCTAtgactccaacctggacaactgTCTGG TGACTGAGGATCTCCTGTCTGtgctagctgagctgcaggaggCTCTATGGCATTGGCCAGAGGACAGCCACCCAGGCCTG GCTGGGTCCCCAGATACTGGTACAGACAGCTGCCTGGTTGTACATGTTGTTAGCTGTGAGGAGGAGTTCCAGCAACAGAAGTTGGACCTGCTTTGGCGGAAGTTGGTTGACAAGGCTCCACTCAGACAG AAGCACCTGATCTGTGGCCCTGTGAAAGTAGCTGGTGCACCTGGCCCTCTGATGACTGCCCCTGAGTACTACAA GTTCCGGCATGCCCAGGTGTGCAAGGCCTCAGCACTGAAGCATGGTGGGGATCTGGCCCAAG ATCCAGCCTGGACAGAGATCTTTGGTGTTCTCTCTGTGGCCACCATCAAGTTTGAGATGCTGAGCACAGCCCCACAGAGTCAG CTCTTCCTGGCTCTGGCTGACAAGAACATCTCCACAAAGGGCACAAAGAGTGGCACCTTTGTCATGTATAATTGTGCCCGTCTTGCCACACTCTTTGAGAGTTACAAGTGTAGTATGGAACAAGGTCTGTACCCCACTTTTCCTCCTGTGAGCAGTCTGGACTTCTCACTACTACATGATGAG GGTGAGTGGTTGTTGCTCTTCAACAATATCCTCCCCTTTCCGGATCTGCTGAGCCAGACAGCAATGCTGGACTGCACAGCCCCAGGGCTCCACATCACTGCACGCACAGAGATG ATGTGCAAGTTCCTGGTACAGCTCAGCATGGATTTCAGCTCCTACTACAACCGAGTACACATCCTAGGGGTGAGCGCACAGCAAAAAACGGGTTTGGGACATGCAGAGAGGTACAGGGTAAAGACAAAGGAAGCAGAGGATGAGACCAGTAGGCCCCTTCTCTTTCAGGAGCCTCGACCACACCGCTTTGGTCAGATGTTCGTCCGCCTGCAGCTTCTGAGGGCTGTGCGTGAGGTGCTCCATACTGGCCTGGCTATGCTGGGTCTCCCTCCACTGAGCCACATCTGA
- the LOC105480420 gene encoding DALR anticodon-binding domain-containing protein 3 isoform X3, with product MATRRLGVGETLGALNAALGPGSPVWIKETRTRHLRSRDFLAPHRALQARFDDGQVPEHLLHALACLQGPGVAPVLRCAPTPAGLSLQLQRPAVFERVLSAVAAYATPALPALPGQRVLLHCPALRSSPCALRLSQLRTVLVADHLARALRAHGVCVRLVPAVQDPHMLTFLQQLRVDWPAASERASSHTLRSHALEEVTSAHDGRTLSPGILGRLCLKELVEEQGRTAGYDSNLDNCLVTEDLLSVLAELQEALWHWPEDSHPGLAGSPDTGTDSCLVVHVVSCEEEFQQQKLDLLWRKLVDKAPLRQKHLICGPVKVAGAPGPLMTAPEYYKFRHAQVCKASALKHGGDLAQDPAWTEIFGVLSVATIKFEMLSTAPQSQGEWLLLFNNILPFPDLLSQTAMLDCTAPGLHITARTEMMCKFLVQLSMDFSSYYNRVHILGVSAQQKTGLGHAERYRVKTKEAEDETSRPLLFQEPRPHRFGQMFVRLQLLRAVREVLHTGLAMLGLPPLSHI from the exons ATGGCGACCAGGCGCCTTGGGGTTGGGGAGACGCTGGGGGCCCTCAACGCGGCCCTGGGGCCTGGCAGTCCGGTATGGATCAAGGAGACGCGCACCCGCCACCTGCGTTCCCGAGACTTTCTGGCACCGCACCGCGCGCTGCAGGCGCGCTTCGATGACGGCCAG GTACCCGAGCATTTGCTCCATGCCCTCGCCTGCCTGCAGGGTCCCGGCGTGGCCCCGGTGCTGCGCTGCGCGCCGACTCCCGCGGGTCTGTCTCTCCAACTGCAGCGGCCCGCGGTCTTCGAGCGCGTCCTCAGCGCCGTGGCCGCCTATGCCACGCCCGCCTTGCCTGCCTTGCCGGGCCAGCGCGTCTTACTACACTGCCCAGCCCTGCGCAGCTCCCCTTGCGCACTCCGCTTGAGCCAGCTGCGTACGGTGCTCGTGGCTGATCACCTGGCGCGAGCTCTGCGCGCTCACGG GGTGTGCGTGCGCCTAGTGCCAGCTGTGCAGGATCCGCACATGCTGACCTTCCTGCAGCAACTGCGGGTGGACTGGCCCGCTGCCTCGGAGAGAGCTTCCTCCCACACCCTGAGGAGCCACGCCCTTGAAGAAGTTACCTCTGCTCATGACGGGAGGACACTGTCCCCTGGCATCCTAGGCAGACTGTGTCTGAAGGAGCTGGTGGAAGAACAGGGCCGCACAGCTGGCTAtgactccaacctggacaactgTCTGG TGACTGAGGATCTCCTGTCTGtgctagctgagctgcaggaggCTCTATGGCATTGGCCAGAGGACAGCCACCCAGGCCTG GCTGGGTCCCCAGATACTGGTACAGACAGCTGCCTGGTTGTACATGTTGTTAGCTGTGAGGAGGAGTTCCAGCAACAGAAGTTGGACCTGCTTTGGCGGAAGTTGGTTGACAAGGCTCCACTCAGACAG AAGCACCTGATCTGTGGCCCTGTGAAAGTAGCTGGTGCACCTGGCCCTCTGATGACTGCCCCTGAGTACTACAA GTTCCGGCATGCCCAGGTGTGCAAGGCCTCAGCACTGAAGCATGGTGGGGATCTGGCCCAAG ATCCAGCCTGGACAGAGATCTTTGGTGTTCTCTCTGTGGCCACCATCAAGTTTGAGATGCTGAGCACAGCCCCACAGAGTCAG GGTGAGTGGTTGTTGCTCTTCAACAATATCCTCCCCTTTCCGGATCTGCTGAGCCAGACAGCAATGCTGGACTGCACAGCCCCAGGGCTCCACATCACTGCACGCACAGAGATG ATGTGCAAGTTCCTGGTACAGCTCAGCATGGATTTCAGCTCCTACTACAACCGAGTACACATCCTAGGGGTGAGCGCACAGCAAAAAACGGGTTTGGGACATGCAGAGAGGTACAGGGTAAAGACAAAGGAAGCAGAGGATGAGACCAGTAGGCCCCTTCTCTTTCAGGAGCCTCGACCACACCGCTTTGGTCAGATGTTCGTCCGCCTGCAGCTTCTGAGGGCTGTGCGTGAGGTGCTCCATACTGGCCTGGCTATGCTGGGTCTCCCTCCACTGAGCCACATCTGA
- the LOC105480419 gene encoding NADH dehydrogenase [ubiquinone] 1 alpha subcomplex assembly factor 3 — protein sequence MATALALRSLYRARPSLRCPPVELLWAPRRGHRLSPADDELYQRTHISLLQREAAQATYIDSYNSRGFMINGNRVLGPCALLPHSVVQWNVGSHQDITEESFSLFWMLEPRIEIVVVGTGDRTERLQSQVLQAMRQRGIAVEVQDTPNACATFNFLCHEGRVTGAALIPPPGGTSLKPLGQAAQ from the exons ATGGCCACCGCTCTCGCGCTGCGTAGCTTGTATCGAGCGCGACCCTCGTTGCGCTGTCCGCCCGTTGAGCTTCTCTG GGCCCCGCGGCGCGGGCATCGACTCTCGCCGGCGGATGACGAGCTGTATCAGCGGACTCACATCTCTCTGCTACAACGCGAGGCCGCTCAGGCCACGTACATCGACAGCTACAACAGCCGCGGCTTCATGATAAACGGAAACCGCGTGCTCGGGCCCTGCGCTCTGCTCCCGCACTCGGTGGTGCAATGGAAC GTGGGATCCCACCAGGACATCACCGAAGAGAGCTTTTCCCTCTTCTGGATGCTGGAGCCCCGGATAG AGATTGTTGTGGTGGGGACTGGAGACCGGACCGAGAGGCTGCAGTCCCAGGTGCTTCAAGCCATGAGGCAGCGGGGCATTGCTGTGGAAGTGCAGGACACG CCCAATGCCTGTGCCACCTTCAACTTCCTGTGTCATGAAGGCCGAGTAACTGGAGCTGCTCTCATCCCTCCACCAGGAGGGACTTCACTCAAACCTTTGGGCCAAGCTGCTCAATGA